CTTGTGCCGCCGGAATACCGCGCCATCCGCATCGACGCGCTAAAAAAAGCCGCCGACTTCGCCAAAATGCTGGGCGTGACCGACATTACCACCCACGTTGGCTTTATCCCCGAGAATCCCGCCGACGCCGAGTACATCAAGATTGTCGCCGCCATCCGTGAGGTGGCAGTGCATTGTAAGAACTTGGGCATTTTCTTCAACTTTGAAACAGGACAGGAAACGCCCATTACGCTCAAACGCTGTATCGCCGACATCGGCACTGACAACTTGGGCATCAACCTCGACCCTGCCAACTTGTTGATGTATGGCAAGGCCAACCCCGTCGACTCAGTACAAATTTTCGGCGAATATGTGCGCAGCCTGCATATCAAAGACGGCGAGTATCCGACAAACGGTATGCAGTTGGGCAACGAAACGGCTGTCGGCGAAGGACAAGTCGATTTCAAAGCACTGCTGAGCAAACTCGACGCCGTAGGATTTGACGGAACGCTGATTATTGAGCGTGAAATTGAGGGTGCGCAACAGAAAGCCGATATTATTAAGGCGCGGGATATTATCCGCGGTTTGCTGGCGGCAATGTAACCTGCAATCATTATGGACGAGAAAGCCCCCGTGTGAACGGGGATTTTTTCGTTGTGCAGATAATGCCAACTAAGCAGTTTTTTCAGAATAACAAAAATGACGATTTTTCGACAAGAAAAAATAGAGATGTAAAAATATTTTACCTAAACCGATAATCAATATCTACAATCTCACCAACAATATTTCCATCGTCATCATAGATAAATTGGATTTGGCTAATGTCTGTATTGTATGTCAGAATATAATACACGCCGCTACCATCAAGCCAAAAAGAAATACTCTCATACTCGCCACGTACACCACTTTGTCTGTAAAGGTAAGCATTTCGATAAATTACATTTAGCAGATAAGCACCATTTCGCCAATCGGGTGTGTGCTCGGGTTCATTGTCAGGCACATAAGAAGTCCCCTTGATGAGCGCAGTATTTCCACCGAGGCTACTATGTTCTCTGGTTACTTCAATCATTCTACCGGTGGTTAAGTTTTCTGCCGCAAGGCTTACCTTACCTTCAGACACTGAAACCGTGATTCTTACATCATCACGGGGGATAAACGATCCATCCACATAATCAGAGCGGACAATAACGCCATGATCCTCAAAATCGCCAAGTCGGCCTGA
This DNA window, taken from Oscillospiraceae bacterium, encodes the following:
- a CDS encoding sugar phosphate isomerase/epimerase, whose amino-acid sequence is MKNWDIGVILGIDADLNEAAKDIRELDLKTCQLNCWDVTKYTKENADIAKKALGDIRISSIWAGWPGPVAWDFWTAPLVDGLVPPEYRAIRIDALKKAADFAKMLGVTDITTHVGFIPENPADAEYIKIVAAIREVAVHCKNLGIFFNFETGQETPITLKRCIADIGTDNLGINLDPANLLMYGKANPVDSVQIFGEYVRSLHIKDGEYPTNGMQLGNETAVGEGQVDFKALLSKLDAVGFDGTLIIEREIEGAQQKADIIKARDIIRGLLAAM